A single Rhinolophus ferrumequinum isolate MPI-CBG mRhiFer1 chromosome 12, mRhiFer1_v1.p, whole genome shotgun sequence DNA region contains:
- the PLIN2 gene encoding perilipin-2 isoform X2: protein MAPVAVDSQPSVVTRVANLPLVSSTYDLVSSAYFSTKDQFPYLKSVCEMAEKGVKTITSVAVMGTLPIIQKLEPQIAVANTYACKGLDRIEERLPILNQPTNQVVANARGAVTGAKDAVTTTVTGAKDSVASTITGVMDKTKGAVTGSVEKTKSVVNGSINTVLGSRMVQLMSNGVENALTTSELLVDQYLPLTDEELEKEAKKVEGFDTVQKPSYYIRLGSLSTKLRSRAYQQALSRVQEAKQKSQETISQLHSTVKLIEFARENVHSANQKIQGAQDKLYVSWVEWKRSIGYDDTDESHCAEHIESRTLAIARNLTQQLQTTCSTLLSNVQGLPQNIQDQASHLAVMAGDIYSVFRNAASFKEVSDSVLTSSKGQLQKMKASLDDVMDYLVNNTPLNWLVGPFYPPLTEPQNTQDQGAEKDTTNQEAPQPEHKH from the exons ATGGCACCTGTTGCAGTTGATTCACAACCG AGCGTGGTGACTAGGGTCGCCAACTTACCCTTGGTGAGCTCCACGTATGACCTGGTCTCTTCGGCTTACTTCAGTACAAAGGACCAGTTTCCCTACTTGAAGTCTGTGTGTGAGATGGCGGAGAAGGGCGTGAAGACCATCACCTCGGTGGCTGTGATGGGCACTCTGCCCATCATCCAGAAGCTAGAGCCACAAA TTGCTGTTGCCAATACCTATGCCTGCAAGGGGCTAGACAGGATCGAGGAGAGACTGCCTATTCTGAATCAGCCAACAAACCAG GTTGTTGCCAATGCCAGAGGTGCTGTGACTGGGGCGAAGGATGCTGTGACGACGACTGTGACCGGGGCCAAGGATTCTGTGGCCAGCACGATCACGGGGGTGATGGACAAGACCAAAGGAGCGGTGACTGGCAGTGTGGAGAAGACCAAGTCCGTGGTCAATGGAAGCATTAACACAGTTTTGGGGAGTCGGATGGTGCAGCTGATGAGCAATGGAGTAGAAAATGCGCTCACCACATCAGAGCTGCTGGTAGACCAGTATCTCCCTCTCACTGACGAAGAACTGG aaaaagaagcGAAAAAAGTTGAAGGATTTGATACTGTTCAGAAGCCAAGTTATTATATCAGGCTGGGATCTCTGTCTACCAAGCTCCGCTCACGTGCGTACCAACAGGCTCTCAGCAGGGTGCAAGAAGCTAAGCAAAAAAGCCAAGAGACCATTTCTCAGCTCCATTCTACTGTTAAACTG ATTGAATTTGCCAGGGAGAATGTGCATAGTGCCAACCAGAAAATTCAGGGTGCTCAGGATAAGCTATACGTCTCCTGGGTGGAGTGGAAGAGAAGTATCGGCTATGACGACACTGATGAATCTCACTGTGCTGAG caCATCGAGTCACGTACTCTTGCTATTGCCCGCAACCTGACTCAGCAGCTCCAGACCACATGCTCTACCCTCCTGTCCAATGTTCAAGGGTTGCCACAGAACATCCAAGATCAGGCCAGTCACTTGGCTGTGATGGCTGGAGACATCTACTCAGTGTTCCGCAATGCCGCCTCCTTTAAGGAAGTGTCGGACAGCGTCCTCACTTCCAGCAAGGGGCAGCTGCAGAAAATGAAGGCGTCTTTAGATGATGTGATGGATTATCTTGTTAACAACACACCCCTCAACTGGCTGGTAGGTCCCTTTTATCCTCCGCTGACTGAGCCTCAGAATACTCAGGACCAAGGTGCAGAGAAGGACACTACCAACCAGGAGGCCCCGCAACCTGAGCACAAACATTAA